From Chryseobacterium shandongense, the proteins below share one genomic window:
- a CDS encoding SDR family oxidoreductase: MENTKTTVLVTGGTGFLGVHTVLQLLQQGYEVRTTLRSLSKKDRIIKALEEDGISDFSKLTFFEADLTNDNNWDKAVQGCDYVLHVASPFPAQDPKDENELIIPARDGALRVLKAARDAGVKRVVLTSSFAAVGYTINTENHIFTEDDWTDANAELPAYIKSKTVAEKAAWEFIEKEGNGLELSVINPVGIFGPALGGITSASLDIAVSGILNGNLEYTPTFTMGVVDVRDVADIHIKAMLSPEAAGERFIATAEGVMSFYDVAELFKKERPQYTSDIKKLEPIGSEFYKEVSNKKAKTVLHWNPRSREEALLASADSLMAHS; this comes from the coding sequence ATGGAAAATACAAAAACAACAGTTTTGGTGACCGGAGGAACAGGGTTTCTTGGAGTTCATACTGTACTGCAATTATTACAGCAAGGATATGAGGTGAGAACGACTCTTCGTTCACTTTCAAAAAAGGACAGAATTATTAAAGCGTTGGAAGAAGACGGAATTTCAGATTTTTCAAAACTCACTTTCTTTGAAGCGGATCTCACCAATGACAACAATTGGGATAAAGCCGTACAAGGCTGTGACTATGTGCTTCATGTGGCCTCCCCTTTCCCGGCTCAGGACCCGAAAGATGAAAATGAACTGATTATTCCCGCAAGAGACGGTGCTTTGCGCGTGTTGAAAGCAGCCCGTGATGCCGGTGTGAAAAGAGTGGTTTTAACCTCATCTTTTGCAGCAGTTGGTTATACTATCAATACTGAAAATCATATTTTTACAGAAGACGACTGGACGGATGCGAATGCAGAACTTCCGGCCTATATCAAATCGAAGACCGTGGCCGAAAAGGCTGCCTGGGAATTTATTGAAAAAGAAGGAAACGGATTGGAATTATCCGTGATCAATCCGGTTGGAATATTCGGACCTGCGCTTGGCGGAATCACCTCTGCATCTCTGGATATCGCTGTTTCAGGGATCCTGAACGGTAATCTTGAATACACCCCTACTTTCACCATGGGCGTTGTCGATGTGAGAGATGTTGCGGATATTCATATCAAAGCGATGCTGAGTCCTGAAGCTGCGGGAGAACGTTTTATCGCCACTGCAGAAGGCGTAATGAGCTTCTACGATGTTGCCGAGTTATTTAAAAAAGAAAGACCGCAATATACTTCCGACATTAAAAAACTGGAACCGATCGGAAGCGAATTCTACAAAGAGGTATCCAACAAAAAAGCAAAAACAGTTCTTCACTGGAATCCAAGAAGCCGTGAGGAAGCTTTACTTGCAAGTGCAGACAGTCTCATGGCTCATTCATAG
- a CDS encoding helix-turn-helix domain-containing protein yields MKFNNLQSCHLGPEISPEQFIPEHFFLFLLKGSMTAYDGNKHYQIQPGDYCIARKNHLVRYTKYKDDDQFEKVIITFDEAFLKKFLERHSYIAETADHDDSFIFINEDRLVKNFIHSLEPYYNGTEQLDDYFVDIKREELLMILLKNTPDLKNIFFNFSIPHKIDLEHFMNQNYKFNISLERFAFMTGRSLSTFKRDFKAVFHMAPGKWLIKKRLQEAYFLLDKEQHKPSDIYIDLGFEDLSHFSYAFKKEFGVSPSDLRA; encoded by the coding sequence ATGAAATTCAACAATCTGCAATCGTGCCATTTAGGACCTGAAATTTCTCCGGAACAGTTCATTCCGGAGCATTTCTTTTTGTTTTTGCTTAAAGGATCGATGACCGCTTATGACGGAAATAAGCATTACCAAATACAGCCCGGTGATTATTGTATTGCCCGGAAAAACCATCTGGTACGGTACACCAAATATAAAGACGACGATCAGTTTGAAAAAGTGATTATTACTTTCGATGAAGCTTTCCTTAAAAAATTTTTGGAACGCCATTCTTATATTGCCGAAACAGCTGATCATGACGATTCATTTATTTTCATCAACGAAGATCGTTTGGTTAAAAATTTCATCCATTCTCTGGAGCCTTACTATAATGGTACGGAGCAGCTTGATGATTATTTTGTGGATATCAAACGTGAGGAACTTTTGATGATATTGTTGAAAAACACTCCGGATCTGAAGAATATTTTTTTCAATTTCAGCATCCCACATAAAATAGATCTAGAGCATTTCATGAATCAGAATTACAAATTTAATATCAGCCTGGAACGCTTTGCTTTCATGACCGGCAGAAGCTTATCCACTTTTAAAAGGGATTTTAAGGCTGTTTTTCATATGGCTCCCGGCAAATGGCTCATCAAAAAACGCCTTCAGGAAGCTTATTTCCTGCTGGATAAAGAGCAACATAAACCTTCAGATATTTATATAGACCTTGGTTTTGAGGATCTCTCCCATTTTTCTTATGCTTTTAAAAAGGAATTTGGGGTTTCGCCATCAGATTTGCGGGCTTGA
- a CDS encoding rhomboid family intramembrane serine protease, whose translation MRDKLSLIFIPFLLSLFALLIGYTFLHWLLFIQFEIFEVKEIIVTLIIPLILTATISWLYLRPRLKILKIKDKNNIDGFCAAAWIFLSIPLIICQEYLTTSTGKLTQLETLDRIQLSSPTKYYTVQSFYADKHHPGIFFNAETSGRSNQNMNMHIYVAVPMYNKRSDTIQKKPSSWLAVEYSENISNNLEPEEKERKFKEFAMQSEIDFKNRDLLTFTYLERLGNSDKKDGFLQAINNNKFFTNQSSHPHILKSINEPFENRNGNKLRNLLISIGIVSIIWLIVLSIFKVNQRQLTRIKAGKPDIKAQRETKELLNFLIPQDGHFITMILIYLNIAVFILMFLSGNGFVSFKGQDLLNWGANFGPFTKNGQWWRLITSTFLHGGITHLLMNLFGLLFVGIFLEPILGRRYFLSVYLLTGISASLTSIFWNDNIISVGASGAIFGLYGMFISFMIFKIFTLEFSKVFLLSTIAFVGINLMMGLTGGTDNAAHIGGLLSGFLIGTLMILFFKKEDPNSKNSK comes from the coding sequence ATGCGGGATAAATTAAGCCTCATCTTTATACCTTTCCTTTTAAGTTTATTTGCCTTACTTATTGGCTACACCTTTCTCCATTGGCTTTTGTTTATACAATTTGAAATATTTGAAGTAAAAGAGATTATTGTTACCTTAATAATTCCATTAATACTTACGGCTACCATATCTTGGTTGTATTTGAGGCCCCGACTTAAAATTTTAAAGATAAAAGATAAAAATAATATAGACGGTTTTTGTGCTGCAGCATGGATTTTTTTATCTATTCCATTAATCATTTGCCAGGAATATCTTACTACATCTACGGGTAAACTGACTCAACTGGAAACTCTTGATAGAATTCAGTTATCCTCTCCAACAAAATATTATACCGTTCAATCTTTTTATGCTGATAAACATCACCCTGGAATTTTTTTTAATGCGGAAACTTCCGGCAGGAGCAATCAAAATATGAATATGCATATTTACGTTGCAGTTCCAATGTATAACAAGAGAAGTGATACAATTCAAAAAAAGCCATCTTCATGGCTTGCTGTGGAGTATTCGGAGAATATTAGCAATAATCTGGAACCAGAAGAAAAAGAAAGAAAGTTTAAGGAATTTGCGATGCAAAGTGAAATTGATTTCAAAAATAGGGATCTACTAACTTTTACCTATCTTGAACGTCTTGGAAATTCTGATAAAAAAGATGGTTTTTTACAAGCCATTAACAACAATAAATTTTTTACAAACCAATCATCTCATCCGCATATCTTAAAAAGTATTAATGAACCGTTTGAAAACAGAAATGGTAATAAACTGAGAAATCTGCTTATATCAATTGGTATTGTATCCATAATCTGGTTGATTGTTTTATCAATTTTTAAAGTAAATCAGCGACAGCTTACCAGAATAAAAGCCGGAAAACCCGACATAAAAGCTCAAAGAGAAACCAAAGAACTTTTAAATTTTTTAATACCTCAAGATGGACATTTCATAACAATGATTCTTATCTATCTAAATATTGCTGTCTTTATTTTAATGTTTTTATCAGGCAATGGTTTTGTCTCATTCAAAGGACAAGATCTGTTAAATTGGGGAGCGAACTTCGGCCCGTTCACCAAAAACGGACAATGGTGGAGGTTGATAACATCTACATTTTTACATGGTGGAATTACTCATTTACTGATGAATCTTTTCGGATTATTATTTGTGGGCATTTTTCTCGAACCAATTTTAGGAAGGAGATATTTTCTGTCCGTCTACCTGTTGACAGGAATTTCTGCCAGTTTAACCAGCATTTTTTGGAATGATAACATCATAAGTGTAGGGGCTTCAGGTGCAATATTCGGTCTTTATGGTATGTTCATTTCTTTTATGATATTTAAGATTTTCACTCTTGAATTCAGTAAAGTATTTTTATTGAGTACAATAGCCTTTGTCGGAATTAATCTGATGATGGGACTTACAGGTGGAACCGACAATGCGGCACATATTGGCGGATTGTTAAGTGGCTTTTTAATTGGTACATTGATGATTTTATTCTTTAAAAAAGAAGATCCCAATTCAAAAAATTCCAAGTAA
- a CDS encoding malate dehydrogenase translates to MKVTVVGAGAVGASCAEYIAMKNFCSEVVLVDIKEGFAEGKAMDLMQTASLNGFDTKITGTTGDYSKTAGSHVAVITSGIPRKPGMTREELIGINAGIVKEVTENLVKHSPEVIIIVVSNPMDTMAYLVHKTSGLPKHKIIGMGGALDSARFKYRLAEALEAPISDVDGMVIAAHSDTGMLPLLSKATRNGVPVTDFLDAEQQKYVIEETKVGGATLTKLLGTSAWYAPGAAVSVMVQAIACDQKKMIPCSLMLEGEYGQNDICLGVPAIIGANGVEKIVNVTLTADEQLKFAEAANAVREVNGDLKF, encoded by the coding sequence ATGAAAGTAACTGTAGTAGGTGCAGGCGCTGTAGGAGCAAGCTGTGCAGAATACATCGCGATGAAAAACTTCTGTTCGGAAGTGGTTTTGGTAGATATTAAGGAAGGATTTGCTGAAGGTAAGGCAATGGATCTGATGCAGACAGCGTCTCTAAACGGATTCGATACAAAAATTACGGGAACAACAGGAGATTACAGCAAAACTGCAGGTTCTCACGTAGCCGTTATTACATCTGGTATTCCAAGAAAACCGGGGATGACGAGAGAAGAACTGATCGGTATCAATGCAGGAATTGTAAAAGAAGTTACTGAAAATTTAGTAAAACATTCTCCGGAGGTAATCATCATTGTGGTTTCCAATCCAATGGATACAATGGCATATCTTGTACATAAAACTTCCGGTCTTCCTAAGCATAAAATCATCGGAATGGGTGGAGCCTTGGATTCTGCAAGATTCAAATACAGATTGGCTGAAGCTTTGGAAGCTCCGATTTCAGACGTAGACGGAATGGTAATTGCCGCACACAGCGACACAGGAATGCTTCCTCTATTGAGCAAAGCGACGAGAAACGGGGTTCCTGTAACAGATTTCCTTGATGCTGAACAACAAAAATATGTAATCGAAGAAACAAAAGTAGGAGGGGCGACTCTTACCAAATTATTGGGAACATCTGCTTGGTATGCTCCTGGAGCTGCTGTTTCTGTAATGGTTCAGGCTATTGCGTGCGATCAGAAAAAAATGATCCCTTGTTCTTTAATGCTTGAAGGGGAATACGGACAAAACGATATCTGCCTTGGTGTTCCTGCAATCATTGGAGCAAACGGTGTTGAGAAAATTGTAAACGTAACGCTTACTGCTGATGAACAATTGAAATTCGCTGAAGCGGCCAATGCCGTAAGAGAAGTGAATGGAGATTTGAAGTTTTAA
- a CDS encoding biliverdin-producing heme oxygenase, producing the protein MTVSEYLKQNTASYHDAAEKLFNSAKIFNKTFTLEDYKKIIHTNYLMLLHSEDKIFEELKDYSEKLKLSDRKKLPLIEKDLKSLLLEKSVADHELELISQHEALGAMYVIEGSTLGGNVIAKQLSKTEGFDGVTFNFFGCYHENTAAMWKNFKETIDAEVHEKKYDEVLSGAKKLYTFLLNVS; encoded by the coding sequence ATGACTGTATCAGAATATCTTAAACAAAATACGGCATCATATCATGATGCTGCCGAAAAACTTTTCAACTCGGCCAAAATTTTCAATAAAACATTTACTCTTGAAGATTACAAAAAAATAATTCATACCAATTACCTGATGCTTCTCCATTCTGAAGACAAGATCTTTGAAGAGCTTAAAGATTATTCGGAAAAGCTTAAGCTCAGCGACAGAAAAAAACTTCCATTAATTGAGAAAGATCTTAAAAGCCTTTTATTGGAAAAATCTGTGGCTGACCACGAACTGGAATTAATCAGTCAGCATGAAGCACTTGGAGCGATGTATGTGATAGAAGGTTCCACTTTAGGAGGAAACGTCATTGCCAAACAACTTTCTAAAACAGAAGGATTTGATGGTGTTACCTTCAATTTTTTCGGATGTTACCACGAAAATACAGCGGCTATGTGGAAAAATTTCAAGGAAACCATTGACGCGGAGGTTCATGAAAAAAAATATGACGAAGTATTATCAGGCGCAAAAAAGCTTTACACATTTCTTTTAAACGTCAGCTAA
- a CDS encoding ATP-binding protein — protein sequence MNFVECHEEPIHIPGYIQSFGYLIGIDAESHSITFFSKNIEDIFKIEDLEQLFDKKLTDFPEVFGSIINSDIFKSLPDFTRRDNETFFNKIFIEDKQYHFSAFRSKGNIFLEFEKVIVNPDKQITNKYDNFYIVENEQEIWDQLLNILSKIVNYDRMMVYKFMMDGSGKVVAEKTNNNLESYLGLHYPESDIPIQARELYLKKRKRIFSNVHAETVPLLSKEQGNIDLTYSTSRAMSPIHGQYIKNSGASSSFSVSIIIDDYLWGLVTCQNSEPKHIDLEDRVQSGIFTALASNAFSSFKSKSELNYRLQLNEEVLRLKSEFLKHDTLLESLTENKQEIRNLLEADGFAVVADDDIIMDGTTPEPSVIEKIIRWAHDNIEDNIYLSRSFLKDYGKELGLDKSTAGVVIYFMERNKNNVLIWFRKEFDEHINWAGNPEKKIEVVNDNGEEKMIVSPRTSFQIFTEDIKGSSTRWNSRNILALQAVRDLILEALHKDYNTIKRLNDELKKVNEELDSFSYTISHDLGTPLTVMKLNAQMLLKTLIDESEKSRNKINSIIEEIDNMAEMMHDVLQLSRAKHSEIQLERLETLQTIEKISENAKITFGTSKSEVIIKACPEVLADKTMLHQVFLNIINNAIKYSSQQENPVVEIEGKEQGEMVIYRISDNGIGIPEENKHKMFKIFNRMDNAKKFKGNGVGLSIVHRIMKRIGGNVDYESSPNGTSFILTFKKP from the coding sequence ATGAATTTTGTAGAGTGTCATGAAGAGCCTATCCATATTCCGGGCTACATACAAAGTTTTGGCTATCTGATTGGCATTGACGCAGAATCTCATTCCATCACTTTCTTCAGCAAGAATATAGAGGATATTTTTAAAATCGAAGATCTTGAGCAGCTTTTCGATAAAAAACTTACGGATTTTCCGGAAGTTTTCGGGAGTATTATCAACTCCGATATTTTTAAATCCCTACCTGATTTCACCAGAAGAGACAATGAAACCTTTTTTAATAAAATTTTTATTGAAGACAAGCAATATCATTTTTCGGCGTTCAGAAGCAAGGGAAATATTTTTCTGGAATTCGAAAAAGTAATTGTAAATCCTGATAAGCAGATTACCAACAAATATGATAACTTTTATATTGTGGAAAATGAGCAGGAAATCTGGGATCAGCTGCTTAATATATTATCAAAAATAGTGAATTATGACCGTATGATGGTCTATAAATTCATGATGGATGGCTCCGGAAAGGTAGTCGCAGAAAAAACCAACAATAATCTGGAAAGTTACCTCGGACTGCACTATCCGGAATCGGATATTCCAATCCAGGCCAGAGAACTGTATCTTAAAAAAAGGAAAAGAATTTTCAGCAATGTTCACGCGGAGACGGTACCGTTGTTAAGTAAAGAGCAGGGAAATATAGATCTTACCTATTCAACTTCACGGGCAATGTCTCCCATTCACGGACAGTACATTAAAAATTCAGGTGCATCTTCAAGTTTCAGTGTTTCCATTATTATTGATGATTATCTGTGGGGGCTTGTTACCTGTCAGAATTCCGAGCCAAAACATATTGATCTTGAAGACCGTGTTCAATCCGGGATTTTTACAGCATTGGCATCAAACGCTTTCTCATCTTTTAAATCGAAAAGTGAACTGAACTATCGCCTGCAGCTGAACGAAGAAGTTTTACGTTTAAAATCGGAATTTTTAAAACACGATACGTTACTGGAATCCTTAACCGAAAATAAACAAGAAATTAGAAACCTTCTTGAAGCCGACGGTTTCGCAGTTGTTGCAGATGATGATATCATTATGGATGGAACCACGCCGGAACCATCCGTTATTGAAAAAATTATCAGATGGGCTCATGACAATATTGAAGACAATATTTATCTGAGCAGAAGTTTCCTGAAAGATTATGGTAAAGAACTGGGGCTCGATAAAAGTACAGCTGGTGTTGTCATTTATTTCATGGAACGAAACAAAAACAACGTGCTGATCTGGTTCCGTAAAGAATTTGATGAACATATCAACTGGGCAGGGAATCCCGAGAAAAAGATTGAAGTGGTGAATGATAACGGAGAAGAAAAAATGATAGTTTCTCCAAGAACTTCTTTCCAAATATTTACAGAAGATATTAAAGGAAGCTCCACAAGATGGAATTCCAGAAATATTTTGGCGCTTCAGGCAGTTCGGGATCTTATTTTGGAAGCATTACACAAAGATTATAATACGATTAAAAGGCTTAATGATGAGCTTAAAAAAGTAAATGAAGAACTCGACAGTTTTTCGTACACCATTTCGCATGACCTGGGAACTCCGCTCACGGTAATGAAACTGAATGCGCAGATGCTGCTTAAAACACTCATAGATGAATCTGAGAAGAGCCGCAATAAAATCAATTCCATCATTGAAGAGATAGACAATATGGCGGAAATGATGCATGACGTTTTACAGCTCAGCCGGGCCAAACATAGTGAGATTCAGCTGGAAAGGCTAGAAACACTTCAAACTATCGAGAAGATTTCAGAAAACGCAAAAATTACTTTTGGAACTTCAAAAAGCGAAGTTATTATTAAGGCTTGCCCTGAAGTTCTTGCTGATAAGACCATGCTTCATCAGGTATTTTTAAATATCATCAACAACGCAATAAAATATTCTTCACAGCAGGAAAATCCTGTGGTAGAAATTGAAGGAAAAGAACAGGGTGAGATGGTAATCTACAGAATTTCAGACAATGGAATTGGTATTCCTGAAGAAAATAAACACAAAATGTTTAAGATCTTCAATAGAATGGATAATGCCAAAAAATTCAAAGGAAACGGAGTAGGACTATCCATTGTGCACAGAATTATGAAGAGAATCGGCGGAAACGTAGATTACGAAAGTTCTCCGAATGGTACCTCATTTATCCTAACATTTAAAAAACCTTAA
- a CDS encoding nucleoid-associated protein: MFSKIVMHRVGNKINGESLMLSQEELQLDEGMAELLENYFLGSFKSEETFHFYSDSYLVNNPVYSSVSEIFDDKAKFLWEAENIAKHLFDAAENPRVQGGELFIIYFEDEREGTEKVDKIGIFKMEKRESFLKISPQEDSFVIEKDQGISLSKIDKAALIYNNDKETGYILSVVDNNKNGDMYYWFEDFLKVKQRDDEYFHTQEALMVYKDYITKQLPQEFEVSRADQADFLNKSINFFKEKEEFNLDDFNKEVLQDEHVIESFVNFKTDYEQDMQINIAEEFPINETAVKKTQRHFKSIIKLDKNFHIYIHGDRQKIAQGEDEKGKYYMLYFEKEV, encoded by the coding sequence ATGTTTTCAAAAATCGTAATGCACAGAGTAGGAAATAAAATCAACGGAGAGTCTTTAATGCTTTCTCAGGAAGAGCTGCAGCTTGATGAAGGAATGGCGGAGCTGCTGGAAAATTATTTCCTTGGATCTTTCAAATCAGAAGAAACGTTTCATTTTTACAGCGATTCTTATCTGGTTAATAATCCGGTCTACAGCTCCGTGTCTGAAATTTTTGATGATAAAGCCAAGTTTCTCTGGGAAGCAGAAAATATTGCCAAACATCTTTTTGACGCAGCCGAAAACCCCAGAGTACAGGGAGGAGAATTGTTTATTATTTATTTTGAAGATGAAAGAGAAGGTACTGAAAAGGTAGACAAAATCGGAATCTTTAAAATGGAAAAAAGAGAATCATTCCTTAAAATTTCTCCTCAGGAAGACAGTTTCGTGATAGAAAAAGATCAGGGAATAAGCCTTTCGAAAATTGATAAAGCAGCCCTGATTTACAATAACGATAAAGAAACAGGATACATACTTTCAGTAGTTGATAATAATAAAAATGGGGATATGTATTACTGGTTTGAAGATTTTCTAAAGGTAAAGCAGCGTGATGACGAGTATTTCCACACCCAGGAAGCGCTAATGGTCTATAAAGACTACATTACCAAGCAGCTGCCTCAGGAATTTGAAGTTTCCAGAGCAGACCAGGCAGATTTTCTGAATAAATCAATTAATTTCTTTAAAGAAAAAGAAGAATTTAACCTGGATGATTTTAATAAGGAAGTCTTGCAGGATGAACACGTAATTGAAAGCTTCGTAAATTTTAAAACCGATTACGAGCAGGATATGCAGATTAATATCGCAGAAGAGTTCCCAATCAATGAAACCGCTGTGAAGAAAACCCAAAGGCATTTTAAAAGCATCATTAAATTAGATAAAAATTTCCATATCTATATCCATGGCGACCGTCAGAAAATCGCACAGGGTGAAGACGAAAAAGGAAAATATTATATGCTGTATTTTGAGAAGGAAGTTTAA
- a CDS encoding DUF7674 family protein, whose translation MMNAPMQTINQKIAVEYLKFFYPPLRNEISQLSVQDNFAGIIQSTINYLKNLLLEAKINIISHHIKLMDWIYRNGNSYVRDIIENLFVRSLESFKKHAKIQHWKLLYQYMPLSFQQIYDEQRQQDKIFFGK comes from the coding sequence ATGATGAATGCACCTATGCAAACTATTAATCAAAAAATAGCTGTTGAATATTTAAAGTTTTTTTATCCGCCTTTGCGCAACGAAATCTCACAATTATCTGTACAGGATAATTTCGCTGGCATTATTCAGTCCACGATTAATTATCTTAAAAACCTTTTACTGGAAGCGAAAATCAATATCATTTCCCATCATATTAAATTGATGGACTGGATCTATCGAAACGGGAATTCTTACGTAAGGGACATTATTGAGAATCTTTTTGTAAGATCTTTAGAAAGTTTCAAGAAACACGCTAAAATACAGCACTGGAAATTGCTGTACCAATATATGCCGTTAAGCTTCCAGCAGATTTACGATGAACAGCGACAACAGGACAAAATATTTTTCGGAAAATAA
- a CDS encoding universal stress protein — translation MRTIVVPTDYSKPARNAAFYSLHLAAALKSNLHLCHAFGIPVESPMLGQTAWALYEYPALQEENSKELKKLGKALEEKSKALWGDEAFPFHPSFYYVCEGRDVDQVINDTAEENKALLIVMGMNGAGMLTRFFFGSNSIKMINNTKYPLLLIPEGHKYKGLTKIAFATDLNKKDIKIAQSLLNFAKYFDAELLITHIIQSNNEVIQDQRYEHAKEIFLKELEGRFCYNCIYSENIDYGLDILKNKDIDMLIMGHHYRSFFENFIQSSHAVRQAGELEIPLMVIPENGHIYF, via the coding sequence ATGAGAACAATTGTAGTACCTACCGATTATTCGAAACCTGCGAGAAATGCTGCTTTTTATTCCCTACATCTTGCAGCAGCCCTGAAATCTAATCTGCATCTTTGTCACGCTTTTGGAATACCTGTTGAGAGCCCGATGCTGGGACAGACAGCTTGGGCATTATATGAATACCCCGCTCTGCAGGAAGAAAACAGCAAAGAACTGAAAAAACTGGGCAAGGCACTGGAAGAAAAATCCAAAGCATTATGGGGTGATGAAGCATTTCCCTTTCATCCATCTTTTTATTATGTTTGCGAAGGACGTGATGTAGATCAGGTTATTAATGATACAGCAGAAGAAAATAAAGCACTGCTCATTGTGATGGGTATGAACGGAGCTGGAATGTTAACCCGTTTTTTCTTCGGCAGTAACAGTATAAAAATGATTAACAATACAAAGTACCCGCTTCTTTTAATTCCTGAGGGGCATAAATACAAAGGGCTGACAAAAATAGCTTTTGCAACAGATCTTAACAAGAAAGATATAAAAATTGCCCAGTCATTACTGAACTTTGCCAAGTATTTTGATGCCGAACTCTTAATTACCCATATCATTCAAAGTAATAACGAAGTAATACAGGATCAAAGGTACGAACATGCAAAAGAAATATTTTTAAAAGAGCTTGAAGGAAGGTTCTGTTATAATTGCATTTACAGCGAAAATATAGATTACGGCCTCGACATATTAAAGAATAAAGATATTGATATGCTTATAATGGGACATCATTACCGTAGTTTCTTTGAAAATTTTATCCAAAGCAGCCACGCTGTAAGACAGGCAGGTGAACTGGAAATCCCATTGATGGTTATTCCTGAAAATGGACATATTTACTTTTAA